The following proteins are encoded in a genomic region of Protaetiibacter sp. SSC-01:
- a CDS encoding alpha/beta hydrolase gives MERVIPLLLDAGLEVIAVQNPLTTLVDDAAATRRALARATGPVVLAGHSWAGTVISETGGDDKVSALVYIAARAPDAGEDYGALAGGFPAPPASAGLEHADGFAQLSEDAFLNDFANGVDERRARALYAVQGPISDELFSSHTTHAAWHDKPTFYSISRNDRTTSPELERFLADRMGAHTIELESGHLAMVTHPREVADLILLAAGRS, from the coding sequence GTGGAGCGAGTCATCCCCCTGCTGCTCGACGCGGGCCTCGAGGTCATCGCCGTGCAGAACCCGCTCACGACCCTCGTCGACGACGCCGCCGCGACCCGCCGCGCCCTCGCGCGTGCGACCGGTCCCGTCGTGCTCGCCGGGCACTCCTGGGCGGGCACCGTCATCTCCGAGACGGGCGGCGACGACAAGGTCTCCGCGCTCGTCTACATCGCGGCGCGCGCACCCGACGCGGGGGAGGACTACGGCGCGCTCGCCGGCGGGTTCCCCGCACCGCCCGCGAGCGCGGGCCTCGAGCACGCCGACGGCTTCGCGCAGCTCTCCGAGGACGCGTTCCTGAACGACTTCGCGAACGGCGTCGACGAGCGACGAGCGCGTGCGCTCTACGCCGTGCAGGGGCCGATCTCCGACGAGCTGTTCAGCTCGCACACGACCCACGCGGCGTGGCACGACAAGCCCACGTTCTACTCGATCTCGCGGAACGACCGCACGACGTCGCCCGAGCTCGAGCGGTTCCTCGCCGATCGGATGGGCGCGCACACGATCGAGCTCGAGAGCGGCCACCTCGCGATGGTGACGCACCCGCGCGAGGTCGCCGACCTCATCCTGCTCGCCGCCGGGAGGTCGTGA
- a CDS encoding nitroreductase family protein, producing MAKKGSAADAMLRRRSHSSVGDEAPSDKELLRAIEVAGTVADHAALRPWRVIAIRGEARERVGRAIAEDSGATGSDAEKLARKPLRAPLLLAVVVSPKPSAKVPDWEQEAVASGVAHALSLLLDEAGWGVMWRTGHYTRSGAVHRAHELAPDERLLGWLYVGSKPEKKSGKRKPVTAKKHLSSL from the coding sequence ATGGCCAAGAAGGGTTCCGCCGCCGACGCGATGCTGCGGCGGCGGTCCCACTCCTCCGTGGGCGACGAGGCTCCGAGCGACAAGGAGCTGCTGCGCGCGATCGAGGTCGCCGGCACGGTCGCCGACCACGCGGCGCTACGCCCGTGGCGGGTCATCGCGATCCGCGGCGAGGCGCGCGAGCGCGTGGGCCGCGCGATCGCCGAGGACTCCGGGGCGACCGGATCGGATGCCGAGAAGCTCGCCCGCAAGCCGTTGCGCGCGCCGCTCCTGCTCGCCGTCGTCGTCTCGCCGAAGCCGAGCGCGAAGGTGCCCGACTGGGAGCAGGAGGCCGTCGCATCCGGTGTCGCCCACGCGTTGAGCCTGCTGCTCGACGAGGCGGGCTGGGGCGTCATGTGGCGCACGGGCCACTACACGCGCTCGGGCGCCGTTCACCGTGCGCACGAGCTCGCCCCCGACGAGCGTCTGCTCGGCTGGCTCTACGTCGGGTCGAAGCCCGAGAAGAAGAGCGGCAAGCGCAAGCCGGTCACGGCGAAGAAGCATCTGTCGAGCCTCTGA
- a CDS encoding cupin domain-containing protein, whose product MRRTRLVLVCLLTASAALLAGCTATSPVAVDELGAGEQTAAVDVEVDGPAAVTFRRITIQPGAGTGEHCHYGQLIAVVEQGTFTHRAPVYPTGVHVYEAGDSIIEGADYIHEGVNEGDEPVVLLVTYITEEGKPLAETDLANCDQG is encoded by the coding sequence ATGCGCCGAACCCGACTCGTCCTCGTGTGCCTGCTCACCGCATCCGCCGCCCTCCTCGCGGGCTGCACCGCCACCTCACCCGTCGCCGTCGACGAGCTCGGCGCCGGCGAGCAGACCGCCGCCGTCGACGTGGAGGTCGACGGGCCCGCCGCGGTCACCTTCCGCCGCATCACGATCCAACCCGGTGCCGGCACGGGGGAGCACTGCCACTACGGCCAGCTCATCGCCGTCGTCGAGCAGGGCACCTTCACCCACCGCGCCCCCGTCTACCCGACGGGCGTGCACGTGTACGAGGCGGGTGACTCGATCATCGAGGGCGCCGACTACATCCACGAGGGCGTCAACGAGGGCGACGAGCCGGTCGTGCTGCTCGTCACCTACATCACGGAGGAGGGCAAGCCGCTCGCCGAGACGGACCTCGCGAACTGCGACCAGGGGTAG